A genomic stretch from Rubripirellula reticaptiva includes:
- a CDS encoding trypsin-like peptidase domain-containing protein, translated as MRLKNTASRAASCVMIAAALVGTLINADSSAGQSPSRRVSDIRETPTVLAIRRVSPAVVNIHGQKTVRSTAAGMAGAEGPDSFRQVNGMGTGVVIDPRGYVITNYHVVEDVDNIQVTLSNGQNTTAELVSARIRNDLALIKVNIDEPLPTIPRGTSSDLMIGESVIAIGNAYGYVHTSTQGIISALHRDVPVNDTQEYRDLIQISAGINPGNSGGPLLNIAGEMIGVNVAVRVGAQQIAFAIPIDQVIEVVTDMIEQHNESRLMTGMRASGGPLDNDGVTIANVSASSPAAREGLQAGDRVVRIGSQPINSRLDFALAMIDSAPGTPLQFGIERSGKRIDLAVVGESAVADSQSVADMAWNVLGIQAKPVAESTMRRLNQRMKTPYRGGLYITRVRPGSAADQQGIVSGDVLLGIHGWQTSTMKDLAGILEHPDMQRGPRAKFYLVRKEQTLFGHLQLAAQPARSSHR; from the coding sequence ATGCGACTGAAAAATACAGCATCCCGCGCTGCGTCCTGTGTGATGATCGCCGCCGCTCTTGTCGGCACGCTCATCAACGCAGATTCGTCGGCCGGACAATCGCCATCGCGTCGAGTTTCCGACATACGTGAAACACCGACCGTCTTGGCCATTCGACGAGTCTCACCGGCCGTCGTCAATATTCATGGACAGAAAACAGTCCGTTCCACTGCCGCCGGTATGGCTGGTGCAGAGGGGCCTGATTCTTTCCGACAAGTCAACGGCATGGGAACCGGCGTGGTCATCGATCCACGCGGTTACGTGATCACGAATTATCACGTCGTTGAAGACGTCGATAACATTCAGGTCACGTTGTCCAACGGCCAAAACACGACCGCTGAACTCGTTTCAGCCCGCATTCGGAATGACCTGGCGTTGATCAAAGTCAACATCGATGAGCCGCTTCCGACGATTCCGCGAGGCACAAGTAGCGATCTGATGATTGGTGAGAGTGTGATCGCGATCGGCAATGCTTATGGATATGTTCATACCAGCACGCAAGGCATCATCAGTGCACTGCATCGCGATGTGCCGGTCAATGATACCCAAGAGTATCGTGATCTGATTCAGATCAGTGCTGGCATCAACCCTGGTAACTCCGGCGGACCGCTACTGAACATTGCTGGCGAGATGATTGGTGTGAATGTTGCGGTCCGAGTCGGTGCCCAACAAATCGCGTTCGCGATTCCAATCGACCAAGTGATCGAAGTCGTCACCGACATGATCGAACAGCACAATGAGTCTCGTTTGATGACCGGCATGCGAGCCAGCGGTGGGCCGCTCGATAATGATGGCGTCACCATCGCCAACGTATCCGCTAGCAGCCCCGCCGCCCGTGAAGGGTTGCAGGCTGGTGATCGTGTCGTCCGCATCGGATCGCAACCGATCAACAGTCGTTTGGACTTCGCATTGGCGATGATCGACTCGGCACCCGGAACTCCACTGCAGTTCGGTATCGAGCGATCTGGAAAAAGAATCGATTTGGCCGTCGTCGGCGAGTCAGCGGTTGCTGATTCACAATCGGTCGCAGACATGGCTTGGAACGTGCTCGGTATCCAAGCTAAGCCGGTCGCTGAGTCGACGATGCGCCGGTTGAACCAGCGGATGAAGACACCGTACCGCGGTGGCCTCTACATCACTCGCGTTCGTCCTGGGTCGGCTGCCGATCAACAGGGCATCGTCAGTGGTGACGTGTTGCTTGGGATTCACGGCTGGCAAACGTCAACGATGAAGGACTTGGCTGGCATCTTGGAACATCCCGACATGCAACGTGGTCCGCGAGCAAAATTCTATCTGGTTCGCAAAGAGCAGACGTTGTTCGGTCATCTGCAACTCGCCGCCCAACCGGCCCGAAGCTCACATCGCTAG
- a CDS encoding DUF4013 domain-containing protein gives MNQATTADELISAELIVTDPVADSIDADVHTVFATLPRPGRVRRLQNWVVWAVRGSFSIASLILLLALLTAIPIVQLIAFGYLLSVSGELASGAKFRDSLPKLRQAGQIGMTLAAVFIAALPTQLLTHWESVASLINPGSDQATALRVGAIAAALFATGYLLWAWVRGGRLGHYLWPQPKRFFREAWRLSTWTSMPDRLWEFTVSLELPRYFWLGLRGAAGTLVWLIPAMIIIAAFRNGETGLAGLVGFVSLIMLGVALMYLPMLQANFASENRIRALFEVRRIRRDFRCAPWAWLGAMVCGLVILPIPLYLLKIEATPREVVWLPCLVFVAFILPARIAEGLALRRARSRPEPTGRWATTSQWTARFLLVPVVAVYLVFVYVSQYTSWDGLQTWVQQHAILIPVPFLGGT, from the coding sequence GTGAACCAAGCCACCACTGCCGATGAGCTGATCTCCGCTGAACTGATCGTCACCGATCCAGTTGCGGACAGCATCGATGCAGATGTACACACCGTCTTCGCGACGCTCCCCCGGCCAGGCCGAGTGCGGCGATTGCAAAACTGGGTCGTTTGGGCGGTCCGGGGTTCTTTCAGCATTGCGTCCTTGATTCTGCTGCTAGCCCTACTGACCGCGATTCCGATCGTTCAACTGATCGCGTTCGGGTACCTGTTGTCGGTCAGTGGCGAACTGGCATCGGGTGCGAAGTTTCGAGACTCGCTGCCCAAACTGCGACAGGCGGGCCAGATCGGAATGACGCTAGCGGCGGTGTTCATCGCAGCACTGCCGACTCAATTGTTGACGCACTGGGAATCGGTCGCGTCACTGATCAACCCCGGTTCGGACCAAGCCACAGCGCTGCGAGTCGGCGCAATCGCGGCAGCCCTATTCGCGACGGGGTATTTGTTGTGGGCGTGGGTCCGTGGAGGACGACTCGGGCACTACCTTTGGCCGCAACCGAAACGTTTTTTCCGCGAGGCTTGGCGACTATCCACATGGACCTCGATGCCCGACCGACTTTGGGAATTTACGGTTTCGCTGGAACTGCCACGATATTTCTGGTTGGGTCTTCGCGGCGCGGCCGGAACACTCGTCTGGCTGATTCCCGCAATGATCATCATTGCCGCGTTTCGAAATGGCGAAACCGGATTGGCTGGCCTGGTTGGGTTCGTGTCGTTGATCATGCTTGGTGTCGCGCTGATGTACTTACCGATGCTGCAAGCAAACTTTGCCTCCGAAAATCGAATCCGGGCTCTTTTCGAAGTTCGTCGCATTCGCCGTGACTTTCGATGCGCACCGTGGGCATGGCTGGGCGCGATGGTTTGCGGATTAGTGATTCTTCCGATACCGCTGTACCTGTTAAAAATCGAAGCGACTCCGCGTGAAGTCGTTTGGTTGCCCTGTCTCGTCTTTGTCGCCTTCATCCTACCGGCGAGAATCGCCGAAGGACTGGCACTTCGCCGTGCAAGATCGCGTCCCGAACCCACCGGTCGATGGGCGACAACTTCACAGTGGACCGCCCGGTTCCTGCTGGTTCCGGTTGTGGCGGTGTACCTGGTGTTCGTTTATGTGTCCCAGTACACCAGCTGGGATGGGCTGCAGACCTGGGTTCAACAGCACGCAATCCTTATTCCGGTACCCTTTTTAGGTGGCACCTAA
- a CDS encoding M20 family metallopeptidase, producing MSNICLTDALADLIRFPSVSATSNVDVSNHVRGYLEELGFVVETTEYLDSAGIRKMNLVACRDPIGGNPRGNSGLAYFCHTDVVPVTQWNGPSDDAFVATIANERLYGRGSCDMKGSLVAMLAAADRVTRAEQTSPLWIVCTADEEVGFEGAAHLVNHSAAYREIVDAQPLAIIGEPTGLRVVHAHKGIAGFSVTSHGKAAHSSTDAGVNANIAIVPILELLRDIGDETRSDESLMDHRFDPPHLSWNFGVSDGCTAVNITPERSVAWCCLRTMPTIDGEGLIARVAEAAKLRGLEFKRFKGGNPVWIQPDSHCITDLCKLVGSPSNTVCYGTDAGEFYELEQRVIFGPGDIAQAHTTNEWISLDQLSRGADIYTDVVRRWCTMKL from the coding sequence ATGTCGAATATCTGTCTCACCGATGCTCTTGCTGATTTGATTCGCTTTCCTTCGGTTAGCGCCACTAGCAACGTGGACGTATCCAACCACGTCCGCGGTTACTTGGAAGAACTCGGCTTTGTCGTTGAGACAACGGAGTACCTTGACTCGGCCGGCATTCGCAAAATGAACTTGGTGGCGTGCCGCGATCCTATCGGGGGCAATCCGCGGGGCAACTCCGGACTGGCTTACTTTTGCCATACCGATGTTGTTCCCGTCACCCAGTGGAACGGACCTTCGGACGACGCCTTCGTCGCCACGATTGCCAACGAACGTTTGTATGGACGCGGTTCGTGTGACATGAAAGGGTCGCTCGTTGCGATGTTGGCCGCGGCCGATCGCGTGACTCGCGCCGAACAGACCTCACCGCTGTGGATCGTATGCACGGCCGACGAAGAAGTCGGTTTCGAAGGCGCCGCGCACTTGGTCAATCACTCGGCAGCCTATCGCGAAATCGTCGATGCCCAACCGCTTGCCATCATCGGCGAACCCACGGGACTGCGTGTCGTTCATGCTCACAAAGGGATCGCTGGTTTCTCGGTCACCAGCCACGGCAAAGCCGCCCACAGCAGTACCGACGCGGGCGTCAACGCGAACATCGCTATTGTGCCGATATTGGAATTACTGCGAGACATTGGCGACGAAACTCGATCCGACGAGTCTCTGATGGACCATCGTTTTGACCCGCCGCACTTGTCGTGGAACTTCGGTGTCAGCGACGGATGCACGGCAGTCAATATCACTCCAGAACGTTCGGTCGCGTGGTGCTGTCTTCGCACGATGCCGACAATCGACGGCGAAGGGTTGATCGCAAGAGTTGCCGAAGCGGCTAAATTACGGGGTCTCGAATTTAAACGATTCAAAGGTGGCAACCCGGTTTGGATCCAGCCCGATTCGCACTGCATTACTGACCTTTGCAAACTTGTCGGCAGTCCCTCCAACACAGTTTGCTACGGTACGGATGCGGGTGAGTTTTACGAACTGGAACAACGCGTCATCTTCGGCCCCGGTGATATCGCCCAAGCTCATACCACAAACGAGTGGATCAGCTTGGATCAACTCAGTCGCGGTGCCGACATCTATACCGACGTGGTTCGGCGTTGGTGCACGATGAAGCTATGA
- a CDS encoding DNA-3-methyladenine glycosylase family protein, whose translation MCVNKLTRESIRTVATELARRDPVLASVLDQHGPPPLWKRPATLSTLVRIILEQQVSLASAKATFDRLVVACEGEVTEGSLVNLGQSQLADLGFTRQKARYTFTLAQDVAEGRFNVSSLARKSDDQVRTEITARLGMGHWTADVFLMMALLRPDLLPTGDLALVKGLQELDETTYPTSQSLIQRAMIWRPYRSVATRMVWQSYLARRGRRLL comes from the coding sequence ATGTGCGTCAATAAGCTCACTCGAGAATCCATCAGGACGGTCGCAACGGAATTGGCTCGTCGTGATCCGGTCCTCGCGTCCGTCCTTGACCAACATGGTCCACCACCGCTGTGGAAACGTCCAGCGACTCTGTCCACGTTGGTCCGAATCATCCTGGAACAACAAGTATCGCTTGCGTCCGCCAAAGCGACGTTTGATCGGCTGGTGGTCGCCTGCGAGGGCGAAGTCACTGAAGGATCGCTCGTCAATCTTGGTCAAAGCCAACTCGCCGACCTCGGCTTTACTCGTCAAAAAGCTCGTTACACCTTCACTCTTGCCCAAGACGTCGCTGAAGGTCGTTTCAACGTCAGCAGTCTCGCAAGAAAATCCGACGACCAAGTCCGCACCGAAATCACAGCGAGATTGGGCATGGGCCATTGGACCGCGGATGTCTTCCTGATGATGGCATTGTTGCGCCCCGACCTTTTACCAACTGGCGATCTAGCACTTGTCAAAGGGTTGCAAGAACTCGACGAAACAACCTATCCCACGTCGCAGTCACTGATTCAGCGAGCCATGATTTGGCGACCCTACCGTAGCGTCGCGACCAGGATGGTTTGGCAAAGTTACCTGGCTCGGCGAGGAAGAAGGCTGTTGTAA
- the metK gene encoding methionine adenosyltransferase — protein sequence MTSSRYLFTSESVSMGHPDKLADRISDGILDALLTEDPNSRVACETMVTTGIAIIAGEISTKAKINYADVVRGVINEVGYTDDQMGINGSTCSVMVSLDTQSPDIAQGVNSDDSSGKDIGAGDQGLMFGYACKDTPEMMPLPIALSHRIINRLTEARFNKEVDWLRPDNKAQVTVEYEGNTPVRIDTVVVSAQHSPDVTNDEIKKFIIDKIIVPELPANLVKGEVKYHINPTGKFVVGGPHGDCGLTGRKIIVDTYGGWGRHGGGAFSGKDSTKVDRSAAYMARYVAKNIVASGLAERCEVQLAYAIGVTEPVSVNVDTEGTGKIDDAQLCELVRAHFPLTPAGIINHLQLRRPVFKETSAGGHFGREGDGFTWEKTDKAETLAAAAGATASA from the coding sequence GTGACAAGCTCTCGTTATCTGTTTACTAGCGAATCGGTCAGCATGGGACACCCTGATAAGCTGGCGGACCGAATTTCCGACGGCATCTTGGACGCTCTGTTGACCGAAGATCCCAACAGCCGCGTCGCTTGCGAAACGATGGTCACCACCGGCATCGCGATCATTGCCGGCGAAATCTCGACCAAGGCCAAGATCAACTATGCCGACGTCGTCCGTGGAGTGATCAACGAAGTCGGCTACACCGATGACCAAATGGGCATCAATGGCAGCACCTGCTCGGTCATGGTTTCGCTAGACACACAGAGCCCCGACATTGCCCAAGGCGTGAACTCGGACGACTCATCTGGCAAGGACATCGGCGCTGGTGACCAAGGTTTGATGTTCGGCTACGCGTGCAAAGACACTCCTGAAATGATGCCGTTGCCGATCGCATTGTCGCATCGCATCATCAACCGTCTGACCGAAGCCCGCTTCAACAAAGAAGTCGACTGGCTGCGTCCTGACAACAAAGCTCAAGTCACTGTCGAATACGAGGGCAACACGCCGGTTCGAATCGACACCGTCGTCGTCAGCGCTCAACACAGCCCCGATGTGACCAACGACGAAATCAAGAAATTCATCATCGACAAGATCATCGTCCCCGAATTACCGGCGAACTTGGTCAAGGGCGAAGTCAAGTATCACATCAACCCAACGGGCAAGTTCGTCGTTGGCGGACCGCACGGTGACTGTGGCTTGACCGGCCGTAAGATCATCGTTGACACCTATGGTGGTTGGGGTCGTCACGGCGGCGGCGCGTTCAGTGGCAAGGACAGCACCAAGGTTGACCGCAGTGCGGCCTACATGGCTCGCTACGTTGCCAAGAACATCGTTGCATCTGGCTTGGCCGAACGCTGCGAAGTCCAACTGGCTTACGCGATCGGTGTGACCGAACCCGTCAGCGTGAACGTGGACACCGAAGGCACTGGCAAGATCGATGATGCACAATTGTGCGAGCTGGTCCGAGCCCATTTCCCACTGACGCCTGCAGGCATCATCAATCACCTGCAACTGCGTCGTCCAGTGTTCAAAGAGACCAGCGCTGGCGGTCACTTCGGCCGCGAAGGCGACGGCTTCACATGGGAAAAGACTGACAAGGCAGAAACACTTGCCGCTGCCGCCGGTGCAACCGCATCGGCTTAG
- a CDS encoding metallophosphoesterase family protein encodes MKFVWTTDPHFDHVPESAWQDWVADVTATSPDGLWITGDISEGEDVVIQLRRVADASNLPVYFVLGNHDFYDSSISRTRRDVVSATRDDRRLVYLTDSQPIELIDNVFLVGEDGWGDATVGDFDHSPIRLRDFEKIEDLTGLTHKNLTKRLRQLGHESAERLANKLAILPATARQITVLTHLPPFREACWYEGRIADDNWAPSFVCGALGQVLLQYNQSHPSVSISVLCGHTHHEGVVQMAENLTVRTGSAVYGKPGIEAVIEIT; translated from the coding sequence GTGAAATTCGTTTGGACGACTGACCCGCACTTCGATCATGTTCCCGAATCCGCCTGGCAAGACTGGGTCGCTGATGTTACGGCAACGTCGCCCGACGGGCTGTGGATCACTGGCGATATCTCCGAAGGCGAAGACGTCGTCATCCAACTTCGTCGCGTCGCCGATGCGTCCAACCTGCCTGTCTACTTTGTTCTTGGCAACCACGATTTCTACGATTCCTCAATCAGCCGCACACGGCGTGACGTTGTCTCGGCCACACGCGACGATCGCCGACTGGTCTATCTGACCGATTCTCAACCGATTGAACTGATCGACAATGTCTTCCTCGTCGGTGAAGACGGCTGGGGCGACGCCACCGTTGGCGACTTCGACCATTCACCGATCCGGTTGCGCGACTTCGAAAAGATCGAAGACCTCACCGGGCTGACGCACAAAAACCTGACAAAGAGACTCCGGCAACTGGGGCACGAATCCGCCGAACGTCTCGCCAACAAACTGGCGATACTGCCGGCAACGGCTCGGCAGATTACGGTACTGACCCACTTGCCGCCATTTCGCGAAGCATGCTGGTACGAGGGCCGAATCGCAGACGACAACTGGGCTCCCTCGTTTGTATGCGGCGCCTTGGGCCAGGTTCTGCTACAGTACAACCAGTCGCACCCGAGCGTCAGTATTAGCGTACTGTGTGGTCACACACATCACGAAGGCGTCGTGCAGATGGCCGAGAACTTGACGGTGCGAACCGGATCAGCCGTCTATGGGAAACCCGGAATCGAAGCTGTGATTGAGATCACTTGA
- a CDS encoding S41 family peptidase yields MSPRNLNIIIIAAAISLLCYATHRRTRTALIIGEAMNLVDAYYVDPVDSDQLLLAAMNGMTSTLDENSEYIPGAAYESFQDSINQEFAGIGIFVEASEDNGPVRVRTPLVGSPALAAGFRPGDLIIRVDGEDVSKMPLPDVSTRLRGPIGTSVLVVVKRATKSNTKPKIAVEDENIAPLEKTESAEPDEPVEYVEATLQVQRARIELESVVGDYRNDDDQWVYRLREDPTIAYVRLTSFGDKSTDEMAAALKGLDNNFRAIVLDLRGNGGGLLHTAADISDMFLNSGNIVSTRTRGGVIESEFDATPGTLVDTKIPFAILIDGNSASASEIVSACMQDNGRATIVGTRSYGKGTVQNILPLQFGRSALRLTVARYYRPSGKNIHRVKDATDEDEWGVTPDESMVVELDEESLKKVARRWTESAYPALATESLSVEAPKTMSSSTMIDPQLRRAVETLKKQISAKTPASEAA; encoded by the coding sequence ATGTCACCACGCAATCTGAACATCATCATCATCGCCGCGGCGATCAGCCTGCTTTGCTACGCCACTCACCGGCGCACTCGGACAGCATTGATCATTGGCGAAGCGATGAATTTGGTTGATGCTTACTACGTCGATCCGGTCGACAGCGACCAGCTTTTGCTTGCTGCGATGAACGGGATGACGTCAACACTGGACGAAAACAGCGAGTACATTCCCGGCGCGGCGTACGAATCGTTCCAAGACAGCATCAATCAAGAATTCGCGGGAATCGGGATTTTCGTCGAAGCGTCCGAAGACAACGGCCCTGTGCGAGTGCGAACGCCGCTGGTTGGATCACCGGCGCTCGCAGCCGGTTTTCGTCCCGGCGATCTGATCATTCGAGTCGATGGTGAAGACGTTTCAAAGATGCCCCTGCCCGATGTCAGCACACGGCTGCGTGGCCCGATCGGGACTTCGGTATTGGTAGTCGTCAAACGAGCAACCAAGTCGAACACGAAACCCAAAATCGCTGTAGAAGATGAAAATATCGCGCCATTGGAAAAAACGGAATCGGCGGAACCTGACGAACCAGTTGAATATGTCGAAGCGACGCTGCAGGTTCAACGGGCACGCATCGAGCTTGAATCCGTCGTCGGCGATTATCGCAATGATGATGATCAATGGGTTTATCGCCTCCGTGAAGATCCCACCATTGCCTATGTTCGCTTGACTAGCTTTGGCGACAAATCGACCGACGAAATGGCGGCGGCATTAAAAGGACTGGACAACAACTTTCGCGCGATTGTGTTGGACTTGCGCGGCAACGGAGGCGGACTTCTGCATACGGCCGCCGACATCAGTGACATGTTTTTGAATTCGGGGAACATCGTTTCAACGCGAACTCGCGGCGGCGTCATCGAATCAGAATTCGACGCCACACCAGGAACGTTGGTCGACACCAAGATTCCGTTCGCGATTCTGATCGATGGCAATTCTGCCAGTGCCAGCGAGATCGTGTCGGCCTGCATGCAGGACAACGGGCGCGCCACCATCGTCGGCACTCGCAGCTATGGCAAAGGCACGGTCCAGAATATTCTGCCGCTGCAATTCGGACGCAGCGCCCTGCGATTGACCGTGGCCCGGTACTATCGCCCCAGCGGCAAGAACATCCACCGCGTCAAAGATGCCACTGACGAAGACGAATGGGGAGTAACGCCGGATGAATCCATGGTCGTCGAATTGGACGAAGAAAGCCTAAAGAAAGTGGCTCGCCGATGGACCGAATCCGCCTATCCGGCTCTGGCAACGGAGTCTTTGTCCGTTGAAGCCCCCAAAACCATGAGCTCCAGCACGATGATCGACCCGCAATTGCGGCGAGCCGTCGAAACGCTGAAGAAGCAAATCTCAGCCAAAACCCCGGCCAGCGAAGCCGCGTGA
- a CDS encoding vWA domain-containing protein — translation MNHSAPAAQPVDLTPSPPAWPALVMSLVFHILLLTTIGLIWTQNPLGSGEITDRPVGIAIVHRMPDRDLYTEPVVPQVIEQPTSEAASAAAAASPAAPPADLSPPLDLDGILKAIQSTPSPISGTGMAGETNLDGDAFGSAGGKTTSGDSSDSTAMLFGVSGSGSRFVYVFDRSDSMNGFGGKPLRAAKAELIRSLGSLSDKQRFQLIFYNDKPTPFRMTGVPLQMMAGDDPNVMMATQYVNSITAFGGTEHESAIKMALRLSPDVIFFLTDARIPRLSSGDLREIQARAQQVGTTIHAIEFGPDPVPPIDSFLRDLASMNQGQYQYVDVRGLKSPGTQ, via the coding sequence ATGAACCATTCCGCCCCGGCGGCCCAGCCCGTTGACCTGACTCCGTCGCCCCCAGCCTGGCCGGCGCTGGTGATGTCGTTGGTTTTTCACATCCTTTTGCTAACCACGATCGGGCTGATCTGGACCCAAAACCCGCTTGGTAGCGGTGAAATCACGGATCGTCCGGTTGGCATCGCGATTGTCCACCGGATGCCTGATCGAGACCTTTACACCGAACCGGTCGTTCCCCAAGTCATCGAGCAGCCGACTTCTGAAGCGGCCTCGGCGGCTGCCGCGGCTAGCCCCGCAGCCCCGCCGGCCGACCTTTCGCCGCCGCTGGATCTTGATGGGATTTTAAAAGCAATTCAGTCCACTCCGTCGCCAATTTCCGGCACGGGTATGGCCGGCGAGACGAATTTGGACGGTGACGCGTTCGGATCGGCAGGCGGAAAAACGACTTCCGGTGACTCCAGCGACTCGACCGCAATGCTGTTCGGCGTCTCGGGAAGCGGATCGCGGTTCGTCTATGTATTTGACCGCAGCGACAGCATGAATGGCTTTGGCGGAAAACCGCTACGGGCCGCCAAAGCGGAACTGATTCGCAGCCTCGGGTCGCTGTCGGACAAGCAACGTTTCCAACTAATTTTTTACAACGATAAACCGACACCCTTTCGAATGACCGGTGTGCCGCTGCAGATGATGGCCGGCGATGATCCGAACGTCATGATGGCAACTCAGTACGTCAATTCCATCACGGCGTTTGGCGGCACCGAACACGAATCGGCGATCAAGATGGCGTTGCGGTTGTCGCCCGACGTCATCTTCTTTTTGACCGATGCCCGCATTCCGAGACTATCCAGTGGTGACCTTCGCGAAATTCAAGCGAGGGCTCAGCAGGTGGGGACTACGATTCACGCGATCGAGTTTGGGCCGGATCCGGTCCCGCCGATCGACAGTTTTTTGCGAGACCTAGCGTCCATGAACCAAGGCCAGTATCAGTACGTCGACGTTCGCGGCTTGAAGTCGCCCGGTACGCAATGA
- a CDS encoding redoxin domain-containing protein: MTNALRLAAFLILVAPTCTSAAKETAPASPAVGDSAPDFKLPVVGSDEMFSLSKQCDSGPVVVVVLRGFPGYQCPLCSKQVGALANRAKAIGERASRIVLVYPGPSESLEDHAAEFMGPRTLPSPIVMVRDPDMKMVDKWGLRWNAPRETAYPATFVINGQGNVAWKLVSDNHAGRSTADDVVKALKKL; encoded by the coding sequence ATGACAAATGCACTGCGACTGGCCGCGTTCTTGATTCTGGTTGCCCCCACCTGCACCAGCGCTGCTAAAGAAACGGCTCCAGCGTCGCCAGCGGTTGGCGATTCAGCGCCCGATTTCAAACTGCCCGTCGTTGGCAGCGACGAGATGTTTTCGCTTAGCAAACAATGCGACAGTGGGCCCGTTGTCGTTGTTGTGCTGCGCGGCTTTCCTGGCTATCAGTGCCCGCTGTGCAGCAAACAGGTCGGAGCGCTGGCGAACCGAGCCAAGGCAATCGGCGAAAGAGCATCTCGAATCGTTTTGGTGTACCCCGGCCCATCCGAATCGCTGGAAGATCATGCTGCCGAGTTCATGGGACCGCGGACGTTGCCCAGCCCGATCGTGATGGTCCGCGATCCGGATATGAAAATGGTCGACAAGTGGGGCCTGCGTTGGAATGCACCTCGCGAAACAGCCTATCCAGCGACGTTTGTGATCAACGGTCAAGGCAACGTTGCCTGGAAGTTGGTCAGTGATAATCACGCCGGTCGCAGCACCGCTGACGATGTGGTCAAAGCGTTGAAAAAGTTATAG
- a CDS encoding rhomboid family intramembrane serine protease: MGLYDRDYGRDERTAWDRIENPRSMTIILIVVTVAVFFAEVLFQNTTPIRLSDGSEAMVKSSPIADWLSVKSDTLYKPWMWWQLLSYGFVHDYQKIFHVLFNMMGLFFFGRIIEQRLGQMEFLRFYLVAIVFGGIVAAVTNIVMFQATGVQASTIGASGAVVATVILFACYYPHQQIYLMMVIPVKAWIAAVLFVAMDVLGAIGLMSSMGSSGNTAFTVHLAGAGFALAYFYQRWNLKWMAPNSLMDLPSKMRDRSRRMKIKLHDPDKKLAQEADDADRILAKIHQQGESSLTAGERKILERYSRRQREKRNQ, translated from the coding sequence ATGGGGCTTTACGACCGCGACTACGGACGCGACGAACGAACCGCATGGGATCGAATCGAGAACCCTCGCAGCATGACAATCATTTTGATCGTCGTGACGGTGGCAGTGTTCTTTGCCGAAGTCCTGTTTCAAAACACGACGCCGATACGGCTCTCCGACGGCAGCGAGGCGATGGTCAAATCCAGCCCGATCGCCGATTGGTTGTCCGTCAAGAGCGACACGCTGTACAAGCCATGGATGTGGTGGCAGTTGCTGTCGTATGGTTTCGTCCACGATTACCAAAAAATCTTTCACGTCCTGTTCAACATGATGGGGCTGTTCTTCTTTGGCCGAATCATCGAGCAACGTCTCGGCCAAATGGAGTTCCTGCGATTCTATTTGGTTGCGATCGTGTTCGGCGGCATCGTGGCGGCGGTCACCAACATCGTGATGTTCCAGGCAACCGGTGTTCAAGCATCGACGATCGGTGCCAGCGGAGCGGTGGTGGCGACAGTCATTCTGTTTGCCTGTTATTACCCCCATCAACAGATCTATTTGATGATGGTCATTCCCGTCAAAGCGTGGATCGCGGCAGTCTTGTTTGTCGCCATGGATGTGCTCGGTGCCATCGGATTGATGTCTAGCATGGGTTCCTCGGGCAACACCGCGTTCACGGTCCACTTGGCGGGCGCCGGATTTGCCTTGGCATACTTCTATCAACGATGGAATCTGAAATGGATGGCGCCGAATTCATTGATGGATCTGCCGTCGAAGATGCGAGATCGATCTCGACGGATGAAAATCAAACTCCACGACCCGGACAAGAAACTTGCTCAGGAAGCCGACGACGCCGATCGGATTCTGGCCAAGATTCACCAGCAAGGCGAATCAAGTCTGACGGCGGGCGAACGCAAAATCCTAGAACGATACAGTCGTCGGCAACGCGAAAAACGAAACCAATAA